A single region of the Halopiger xanaduensis SH-6 genome encodes:
- the hpt gene encoding hypoxanthine/guanine phosphoribosyltransferase, whose product MDQLKQSLLEAPIIEKNGYHYFVHPISDGVPKLDPTLLREIVIRIIRKAELENVDRIVTPAAMGIHISTAVSLMTDIPLTVIRKRQYGLADEVAISQQTGYSENEMYINDVREGERVLVLDDVLSTGGTLAAVLDALDEIGAEVIDTVAVIKKVGGENKVDDAGYDVKTLINVDVVDGEVVIVDESGDD is encoded by the coding sequence ATGGATCAACTCAAGCAGTCGCTCCTCGAGGCGCCGATCATCGAGAAGAACGGCTATCACTACTTCGTCCACCCGATCAGCGACGGCGTCCCGAAGCTCGATCCGACGCTCCTGCGGGAGATCGTCATCCGAATCATCCGGAAGGCCGAACTCGAGAACGTCGACCGGATCGTCACGCCCGCGGCGATGGGCATTCACATCTCGACGGCCGTCTCCCTGATGACCGACATCCCGCTGACCGTGATCCGGAAGCGCCAGTACGGCCTCGCGGACGAGGTCGCGATCTCCCAGCAGACCGGCTACTCGGAGAACGAGATGTACATCAACGACGTGCGCGAGGGCGAGCGCGTGCTCGTCCTCGACGACGTGCTCTCGACCGGCGGCACGCTTGCGGCGGTCCTCGACGCGCTCGACGAGATCGGCGCCGAGGTCATCGACACGGTCGCGGTCATCAAGAAGGTCGGCGGCGAGAACAAGGTCGACGACGCCGGCTACGACGTGAAGACGCTGATCAACGTCGACGTCGTCGACGGCGAGGTCGTCATCGTCGACGAATCGGGCGACGACTGA